One Maribacter dokdonensis DSW-8 genomic region harbors:
- a CDS encoding leucine-rich repeat domain-containing protein, producing MTEEDIVRGFWFFNPEKEWPPKKVTKLDEYNGGDKLNLDITQQTNLSAYQQTKLVDKWCDTLPKLSKVKYLWFTSKVNQKTFDTVCKMPNLEGIWIKWSSIKTIERMVKIKSLKHFHLGSSSQIESITCLADMNSLITLELEHIKKINEFEPISKCLKLEGLAIEGSMWSTQEIKNLKPIEKLKNLKYLSLMNTKVLDASLKPLLKLEELKRFDSSLNLPSQEITSLKKIKTLEFGNVPAEYLDVKIQVRNKLKWIK from the coding sequence ATGACCGAAGAAGATATAGTCAGAGGGTTTTGGTTTTTTAATCCAGAAAAAGAATGGCCTCCTAAAAAGGTTACAAAGCTTGATGAGTATAATGGAGGTGATAAATTAAATTTAGATATTACCCAACAGACAAATCTAAGTGCTTACCAACAAACAAAGTTAGTTGACAAATGGTGTGATACCCTACCCAAACTATCAAAAGTAAAATACCTTTGGTTTACTTCTAAAGTAAACCAAAAAACTTTTGACACAGTTTGCAAAATGCCAAATCTAGAAGGCATATGGATTAAATGGAGTAGTATAAAAACCATTGAGAGAATGGTAAAAATAAAATCATTGAAGCATTTTCATCTTGGCAGTTCTTCACAAATTGAAAGTATTACGTGTTTAGCAGATATGAATTCTTTAATAACATTAGAACTTGAGCACATTAAAAAAATCAATGAATTTGAACCGATTTCTAAATGCTTGAAACTAGAAGGTCTTGCAATTGAAGGGAGTATGTGGTCAACTCAAGAAATAAAGAATTTAAAACCGATTGAAAAGTTAAAGAACCTCAAATATTTGTCTTTAATGAATACTAAAGTTCTGGATGCTTCATTAAAACCCTTATTAAAATTAGAAGAACTAAAAAGATTTGATTCATCTTTGAACTTACCTTCTCAGGAGATTACTAGTTTAAAAAAAATAAAAACACTAGAATTCGGTAATGTCCCAGCGGAATATTTAGATGTTAAAATACAAGTTAGAAATAAACTAAAATGGATAAAATAA
- a CDS encoding DUF1801 domain-containing protein translates to MNPAEHYIYNQPEPYKGILMHLQMMIETTLPGVELKFKWNIPCFYIGKSPICYLNANHKKKFVDIAFWNSAHLTKHLNVLVSENRKVVRSLRYTTLEEIDNDILVDVLQDAYSVRKNGFYKQKDLL, encoded by the coding sequence ATGAACCCAGCAGAGCACTATATTTATAACCAACCGGAACCGTACAAAGGTATTTTAATGCATCTACAAATGATGATCGAAACAACCTTACCAGGTGTTGAACTAAAATTTAAGTGGAATATACCTTGTTTTTACATTGGGAAATCTCCCATTTGTTATTTAAATGCAAATCATAAAAAAAAGTTTGTAGATATTGCTTTTTGGAATTCTGCTCACCTTACCAAACATTTGAACGTACTAGTTTCTGAAAACAGAAAAGTAGTACGTTCATTACGTTACACTACCTTAGAGGAAATAGATAACGATATTTTAGTTGATGTTTTACAAGATGCTTATTCCGTTCGTAAAAATGGGTTTTATAAGCAAAAGGATTTACTTTGA